In Bermanella sp. WJH001, the genomic stretch TTATATTTTTGCATATGCCCAGGCACCAAAACTAAATCAGGGCATAGTTTTTTAGCTTGGCTACTTGCCATGGCCGAACGCACGCCGTATTTACGAGCAATATAGTTACACGTCGAAATGACACCGCGGCGGTCACTGGCACCACCTATGGCCAAAGGCACATGACGTAAATGAGGTTGATCGCGCATTTCAACGGCAGCAAAAAAGCAATCACAATCAACATGGAGAACTTGGCGCACGGGCCCACCAACAACTGTATAGATAAACAGTTATTATCAGGGGTTATCTATAAAAGGCAAGCTAAAATTCAACCTCCATGTCTTCGTCTTCTTTTTCAAGACGAATGGTGACACGGCGGTTAAGCTCTCGACCGGCTCGGGTTTTATTACTGGCCACCGGATACCGCTCACCATGGTAACGGGTGGTTAACATACCGGGATCGATGCCCTTTTTAACCATGTAGTCTGATACTTTTAAAGCACGAGACTCTGACAATCGGCGGTTATTATAACGCCGACCAGATGAGTCACTATGGCCATCTATGTAAAGTGCTTTAACCTTAGGGTCAGCTTTTACATACAGAATAATAAGATCGAGTTTCTTCTTCGATTCCGCATCAAGGTAATCACCGCCACCTTTAAATAACACCTTACTTTTCGCCACTTGGCGAAAATTAACCGGTAACAAGCCTGCGACACAGCCTAAATAGTCTTTGTAAAAACTATTAAAATTAGCCGCTGATAATGATACTCGAATAGGTTCATTTTCATCATAACGAGCCTTGCGGGTAAAGGTGGGTTGCATGCCTTTCATCAGGGCCTGCATCATATGGTTGGCCCGACCCGGGTCCACTTTTAATGGCACACTTGATTGGTGAATAGCCACTAAACCCAGATCTAACGCAAAACGACTTGGGCCCCAAATGGGTGGCTCAATATGTAACGCTGCCTCACCTTGGCCCATTAAGTTTTTTTTAGTTTTTAAGTGAAACATGAGATCTTCGCCAGCCTCGTGGTAAAACACGGCCTCGCCGTAATTAGGTATAGGCTGTACAAACTCACACTCAAAAATGGAAGGCGACAGACGCCATTCGGTTTCTTCAACCGATGCTTGGAAGGTTAATCCGTGACTATTTATTGCCCACAACATCAAGGCGGTATAAACAATGATTCGCACAACTCAAACCCAACTTATGATATCTGCATAGGTTATCGGCCAATGACGCCTAATCTTGACTCATTTATGAAGCTTAACCCTTAAAAAAGAGGTTTCTGTATTGCTTTGGTAAGCCTCTGTTATTAAGGGTAATGGCGTTAAAGTAGGCTTACCAGCCACCTTGGGGTACAATCACTTTTTTTAACGGAAACATTAAGGGAATCCGTGGCTGATTTTCATAGCAATCCAATGGCGAACCGCTTTCGTGGCTATCTACCGGTAGTGGTCGATGTGGAAACCGCAGGATTTAACGCTCAAACAGACGCACTTTTAGAAGTGGCCATGGTTATCATGGACATGGACGATAAAGGCCTTATGACACCTGGGCCTGAAATGTCGGCCAAAATCAAACCTTTCGACGGTGCCAACATTGAGCAAAGCGCACTGGACTTCACAGGTATCGACCCTTTTGACCCAGATCGCGAAGATGAACATGAAGCCGATGCCCTAGACGCCATGTTTAAAACCATCCGCAAAGCCATCAAAATTAAAGGCTGTAAACGTGCCATTTTAGTCGGCCACAATGCCCATTTTGACTTAGGTTTTATCAATGCCGCGGTTGAGCGTAATGATTTAAAACGCAACCCGTTTCACCCTTTCTCTGGCTTTGATACCGCAACGCTTGCAGGTTTAGCCCTTGGCCATACGGTTCTTGCTCGTTCTTGCATGCTTGCAGGCATCGACTTTGATAATAAAGCGGCCCACAGTGCTCTTTATGACACACAAAAAACCGCCGAACTCTTTGCTTTGATTGTGAACCAATGGAATCACATGGGTGGCTGGGAATGGGCCGTTCGCAAACATCAAAAAGAACAAGACTTAGACTAAAGCGCATTTAACTAAACCGCTTATATATCATTAACTTCTAATATTAGAAGTTAATGATATTCGGACTTTATATTACCTTTCGCTAAACTACATCCAACTTCACTTTTGAAAGATCATCATGTTTGACTCTGTCTCTTTTATTCATGTTTTAGGTGGTGGCGCCTTAATTGGCTTAGCCGCGGTTGTTTTATTTGCAGGTATTGGCCGCATTGCGGGCATCTGTGGGATTGCCTTTTCATTATTAGCGGCCCCCATTAACCAACAAGTTTGGCGCATTTTATTTTTAGCGGGCCTGATTGCAGGGTCATTATTATTCCACGCTATCAGCGGTCAGAGTTTCCCACCGGCACCAGACAACTCACTGCCACTATTAATTATTGGTGGCCTATTAGTCGGCTTTGGTACCGCCATGGGTAACGGCTGCACAAGCGGCCATGGCATTTGTGGTTTGTCTCGTTTTTCCCCTCGCTCAATTGTAGCGACGCTCACCTTCATGGCTGCGGCCATTGTTTCCATGTTTATCGCACGTCACGTATTAGGTTGGAGTATTTAACATGCAAAAATTAACCGCCCTACTCGCAGGTGTTTTATTTGGTGCAGGTTTAGCCGCTTCGGATATGAACAACCCAGAACGTGTTCAAGGCTTTTTAGATTTATTAAATTGGGACCCAAGCTTGATGTTTGTCATGATGGGCGCGCTGATTGTCGCGGTGCCGTGTTTTCAAATACTCATGAAAAAACAAGGCAAACCTTTATTTGCAGCCAAATTTTCATTGCCTACAAACATGAATATAGATAAGCCGTTAATACTCGGCGCAACCTTGTTTGGTATAGGTTGGGCCTTAGTCGGTTATTGCCCAGGGCCAGCAATAGCGGCAATTGGTTATGGTTACCATGAAGTCTTCATTTTTGTAGGCGCTATGTTTGCAGGGGCAAAAATACAGCAACTATTAGCAGTTAACGCTTCACACTCATAATCAAATGTTCATCACGCTTAATATTCATAATATTAAGCGTGTATTAATACTCTCCCTTAGTTTGTGCGCTTTGCGAAATAAGCCTCTTCAGTACAATCCTAGTTATTTGCAATATCAATCAGTCATTTCCCTTTGTAGTATTCGCTTATTACCTCACTCAAATTTATTCATGGTGTAATCATACCTAGGCTTTTTTAAGCACATGAGTAAAACCTTTTAATCAGTGAGAGTGATATGTCTAAAATATTAATGATTACCGGTGATTTTGTTGAAGATTACGAAAACATGGTTCCATTTCAAGCGCTTTTAGCCATGGGCCATGATGTCGATGCAGTGTGCCCTGATAAAAACGCAGGTGACAGCATCGCCACATCGATTCATGATTTTGAAGGTGATCAAACCTATAGCGAAAAACGTGGACATAATTTCACGTTAAACGCCTCATTTTCAAGCATTAACCCAGCCGACTATGATGCGCTCTATTTACCCGGCGGCCGCTCTCCTGAATACCTTAGATTAAATGCCAAGGTGCTAGAAATTATTCAACACTTTGCAAACAACGAAAAACCCATTGCTTCTATTTGCCATGGCCCACAACTATTAACGGCCGCTGGCGTCATAAAAGGTAAAAACGTATCGGCCTACCCAGCTTGCCAACCAGAGATTGAAATGGCCGGTGCACAGTACGCTGTATTATCTATGGATGACGCCATTACAGATGGTAAGCTGGTGACAGCACCTGCATGGCCTGCGCACCCTGCTATGCTGAAACAATTCGTAGCGTTATTTTAATTACCTTTAAATCGAGAAATATATGTGCCAACTTTTTATTAGTGCAGACAGCGAGTTATGGACACCCAAAACTAAATCGTTGCGTATTCAAGGGGTTGTCACATCCATTCGATTAGAAGTGTTTTTCTGGGATATTCTTGAAGAAATATCATTTCGCGATCAAATGACGGTAAATCAAATTATTACAAAATTGTATTTAGAGTCCTTAGATGCGGATCATGATATCGGAAACTTCACCTCTTTTTTACGAGTGTGTTGTTCGCGTTATCTATCACTGATCGCTGATGGTGATTTATCGCGACAAACACAGGAACCCCTAGAAAACGTAAACGCTAAACATATTATTGAACAAGAGGCTTTACGCAAAAAAGAACGCAAAGCCATGTTTAATTTTTCTCATCAAAAACCGTCCATTAATTAATTTAAGAAGTCACCATGGCGCAACAAACATTAATTCGTGCATGTAAAAAGATTGTTGGTGCGCGCCATGTTCTCACCAGTGAACGTGCGACAGCGCCTTTTAGAAAAGCGTTTCGCCAAGGTGAAGGTCCTGCATTAGCCGTTGTTCGCCCAGGCACGCTGTGGCAGCAATGGCAGGTTTTAGAAGCGTGCGTAAAAGCCAATGTCATCGTCATTATGCAAGCGGCCAATACAGGCTTAACCGGCGGTTCCACCCCAACACAGGGCTGTGATCGCAACACTGTCATTATTAATACAACACGCATTAAAGATATTCATGTATTAGAATCTCAGGCTCAAATTGTTGCATTCCCTGGTGCCAGTTTATTTTCTTTAGAAAAAGTCTTGTCTCCTTATGGGCGCGTACCTCATTCCGTTATCGGTTCGTCTTGCATTGGCGCATCCATTGTTGGGGGAATCTGCAACAACTCAGGTGGCGCTCTTGTGGAAAGAGGCCCAGCTTACACCGAGCTTGCCCTGTATGGCCAAGTGGATGAAAATGGCACATTGCAATTAATCAACAATCTGGATATTGAACTGGGCAACACACCAAAAGAAATTCTCACCAATTTACAAAACAAGCATTATTCAGAAAAACACATTTTAAACTCAGACAAACTGGCCTGTGACACACAGTACGCAAGCTGGGTAAGAAAAACCAACGAAGACACACCTGCACGCTTTAATGCTGACCCAAGGCGATTACACCAAGCCAGTGGTTGCGCCGGAAAATTAGCCGTATTTGCTGTACGAGTGAATACCTTCATCAAAAATAATCACGAACAAACCTTCTATCTTGGCACCAACTCGAGCAGTGCCTTACAAGCCGTTCGAAAAACACTACTTGAACAAGCCACACACTTACCCGTCTATGCCGAATATTTACACCGAGACATCTTTAACCTAGCGGATGAGTACGGCCGCGACACAGTTTTACTAATTAAATACCTTGGTACAAATTGGCTGCCTAAATTTTTTAATATTAAACGCCAACTAGATGCTGTGAGTCGTAAAATCCCTTTTATAAAACAAGGTTTGATTGACAAAATTAGCTACAAAATTGCCAATTTATTCCCAAGCCAAACCCCCCATCAGCTGCATCACTGGAACAACTTATACGAGCACCAGCTCATATTAACCGTTAAAGGTGAGCAAAGTGGTGAAACAATCGCGTTATTAAATTCGATTCAAACCCAGCACAATATTGGCTATTTTCAGTGTACTGACAAACAAGCAAAATCAGCCTATATGTTACGTTTTGCTGCAGCTGGGGCTGGCGTGCAATACGCCTCGATTCATAACCAATGTGTTGAGCCGATTATCGCGCTTGATATTGCCCTAAGACGAAACGATCAAGATTGGTTTGAAACTCTACCTCAAGACATTAACAATAAACTGGTGAAAAAATTATATTATGGCCATTTTTTGTGCCATGTATTTCATCAAGACTATCTAGTTAAAAAAGGTGAGGATGCTAACGCCATAAAAGCGTCTTTATTAAAAATTTTAGAAACCCGTGGAGCGCAATACCCTGCTGAACATAATGTTGGTCATCACTACATAGCCAAACCTGAACTGGCAAATAACTACAGAAAGCTAGACCCAACAAACACATTGAATGCCGGAATTGGAGGCATGTCTAAAAATAAGCATTACCAATAAAATAATTATTTATTGGTGTATTTTTTAATTATCTCATTTAGTAATGCTTGATGTTCTTTTTTTGAAAATTGCACATCAAGTTTTTTAACTAATTCTGATGCCCAGTTAAAATTTGGGCTAAATGCCATAAAAAAAGGGTTTTCACTCAAACAACCTGCATTTTGATAATCGGCCAAATCAATTCTATGTGTTTTAGCCTCCCAGGCTGCTACATATTGATCATCTAAAAACGCATCAATTCTGTTTAAATCCAACATATTAATAAGCCTAGGGATTTCTTTACCACCTGAGATCAGTTGAACGGCTTCGTTAGACTTTGCATTACGAATATATTCATCAATATCAGAGTCGTAACCATAACCTTTAATTGCACCAAGCGTCACTGCATTAAGGGATGAGACACCCTTGAAACGCCATTGGCTGTCTTTATTAGAAAAAAAGCAAACGCGATATGACATTGTTGGGGTATTGGTAAATACAAAATCAGGTGCCTCTTCACGGACAGCGGTTAATAGCCCATGAGCACGGCCCGATTCAACTTCTTTAATAGCACGGGTCCAAGGGTAAAACTTAATATCAACATCCATATCCAATTGCTTCAAAGTAGCTTGAATATATTCATAGGCGATACCGGGCAACTTATCTGAGTTTGGACAGGCGTATGGGCACCAATTTGTAGTGGCTAACGTCAATTGAGATGGTAGCTCAGAATCTGAAGCCTGGGCTGTGGGCATTGAACAAGCAAATAACCACCCCAATATAATCAAACACTGCTTTAACATTTGGCAACCTAATAGCATAGTGACTCATCAATAAGTCTAACCTTTAATCAACAAAGCGCCATACGATATGCCCAGCAAGCATGGATATTTAAAATAAGCCTTGCAACATATACCAATATAAATCCATTTATTTATATCGATAGCCTATAAGCCATTACAAGACTGTTTCAGCCTTAAAAATTGCTAACAATTTATTGAGCTAAAACCTCAGCCGTATTCAATCTCATGCCAATTGTCTCTTCTTTAACAAGCGTAATTTTGGCCGATGTTTTTTTGATTTTTATTTCTCTTGTATATCCCGGCGAAGCCACATCAACATGTGAGCTCATCACTGTCATGCCATTAGGTAAAAAGTTCGCCTGTGTGGACGTTGTGGTCACTAGCGGCATCTCAATTAACTCGATAATGGTTTCATCTTGACGATTCGAAAGATTAAAATCCTCGTAACCTTCCAATAAAGCCAACTCAGCCGATCGTTGGGTGACATATTCAAACATTTCATCATAAGAGACTGACTTATAGGTTTGATAGCTGACCAAATAACTTGTTTCATCAAGCTTCACCTCAGAATAACCATGAGGCTCATCACTCTCTTTTGCCACATACATACTTGAACAACCTGATATCCATAATATCCAAAAACCGATTAATACAATTTTCACAAATATCCTTATTACTGGTTGAATCTAAAATTCACTAACAAAAAACGCTTATTATCAACAAACCAGTGAGCCTATTCCAGTTAAAACGGACCTAAACAGTGGTATTTGGTATAATTGATATTCATTCTGCCACCACTTAGAGTAGCCCCATGCACCCTGCTGAATTTAAAACCTTACGCGAAGCGGTTGGCCTTTCAATCTCCACATTAGTTAAAGTCATTGATGTGGACGAGCGCTCTATCCGTAAGTGGGAGTCGGGCAAGAAAAAAATACCCGAAGATGTCATTAAAGCGGTTGTTGCCATTGATCAACTACTAACCGACACCGCCAATATTGCCTTTGATGAATTTCAAAAAACGCCTCAAGATAAGGTGACGTTACACCGCTACATCGAAGAAGAAGACTATCTCAATGCACACCCCGAATTCGAGGGATTACCGATCACAACATACGGTGTCGCTTTATTTCGCTTAAGGCAAAAATACAAAGATGCTAATATCCCGGTTTCGATCGAATATATTTAAAACAACATAATGAAGTTAAGTACTCGTCTCACGGCACTTTGCCAAGCCATCCCTGAACACACATACCAGCATATTTGGGATTGTTGCTGTGATCATGGTTACCTTGGCGAGCAGCTGATGGCGGAACACCCAGATAGCACCATTCATTTTATTGATGTAATGCCCCACTTGATAGAAGAAGTTGAAAAGCGACTTTCTCATAATTCAAAGCAAAACTGGCGCACCCATTGTGCTAATGCTGCCGATCTCTCACTTGATCAAACAGAGAATCACCTAGTAATCATTGCTGGTGTAGGTGGTGACTTATTAATTGAAATGGTTGATACCATTTATAATCGCCATGCATCGCTTTTTAGCAATAAGCGTTTAGATTTTCTGTTATGCCCTGTTCGTCAATTGCATAAAGTTCGACAAGGCCTTAATGATCTTAATCTTGGATTAATCACAGAAAAAATCATTCAAGACAATAATCAATTTTATGAAATCATACAGGTAAGCAACCAGTCTAATAAACCAGTCAGTATTGTCGGCCGTGAAATGTGGGATTTATCAAATGCAGAACATGTCGCCTATCGTAATACCATGATTCGTCACTATGAAAAACAGCCTAACGCGCAGGCTAAAATACTATTAAAGCAATATAAAGGTATTACATAAAAAGCTAAGCATCATGCTACATAAAGCCAACTTTGGTAAATATGCCCTCCCTTTTTGACGTCCTACTAAAATATTTGTATCCACTTGAGCCTTTGAATTTGAACAACATATCAATCCAATATTTTTGACTGCATATTTAGCACTTAAATCGGCTTCACCATGACGTGTTTAAGGCTGATAATGGTGGGTGACGTTCATATTTCATTATCTAAGGCAAACGCTATTGATATTGCTATCATTATTCACCCGCATACCCAAAGCACTCTCTTCGTTCGCGGGGCACTCTGGGTGCGGGTTCGTAAAAATAAAGTAAAGCCGATGCAGTACCAACTGGAAACCAAATACATAAAAACAATGGATACCCGATCTGCTCCCTTCGACAAGCTCAGGACAGGCTTTTCTCGCGTCGAGTATGACGGCATTGAATTTATGCAGTACCAGCAAAGAAGTAGGATGGGTTAGCGCGCAGCGTAACCCATAGAGAAATTTAAACCATATATGATTGCTTAATCACTTCATTCAAATCTAACTCAACTACCGTGACTTATGGAATATATACATCGTTGAAGGCAATGGTTTAGAGCCATAATGGATATAAATAACTCAGACGCCTATTACAAGAACCTATTACCAGAAAGTACCTAGGTCAAACAGCCTAATCTTAAAGCAACTACGACTAAAGCAACTAAAAAACAACTAAGACACTCATGATAATACTGCATTATCCAATACAAAAAAGGCACACC encodes the following:
- a CDS encoding OmpA family protein, with product MRIIVYTALMLWAINSHGLTFQASVEETEWRLSPSIFECEFVQPIPNYGEAVFYHEAGEDLMFHLKTKKNLMGQGEAALHIEPPIWGPSRFALDLGLVAIHQSSVPLKVDPGRANHMMQALMKGMQPTFTRKARYDENEPIRVSLSAANFNSFYKDYLGCVAGLLPVNFRQVAKSKVLFKGGGDYLDAESKKKLDLIILYVKADPKVKALYIDGHSDSSGRRYNNRRLSESRALKVSDYMVKKGIDPGMLTTRYHGERYPVASNKTRAGRELNRRVTIRLEKEDEDMEVEF
- the rnt gene encoding ribonuclease T; amino-acid sequence: MANRFRGYLPVVVDVETAGFNAQTDALLEVAMVIMDMDDKGLMTPGPEMSAKIKPFDGANIEQSALDFTGIDPFDPDREDEHEADALDAMFKTIRKAIKIKGCKRAILVGHNAHFDLGFINAAVERNDLKRNPFHPFSGFDTATLAGLALGHTVLARSCMLAGIDFDNKAAHSALYDTQKTAELFALIVNQWNHMGGWEWAVRKHQKEQDLD
- a CDS encoding YeeE/YedE thiosulfate transporter family protein; translation: MFDSVSFIHVLGGGALIGLAAVVLFAGIGRIAGICGIAFSLLAAPINQQVWRILFLAGLIAGSLLFHAISGQSFPPAPDNSLPLLIIGGLLVGFGTAMGNGCTSGHGICGLSRFSPRSIVATLTFMAAAIVSMFIARHVLGWSI
- a CDS encoding YeeE/YedE family protein; its protein translation is MQKLTALLAGVLFGAGLAASDMNNPERVQGFLDLLNWDPSLMFVMMGALIVAVPCFQILMKKQGKPLFAAKFSLPTNMNIDKPLILGATLFGIGWALVGYCPGPAIAAIGYGYHEVFIFVGAMFAGAKIQQLLAVNASHS
- a CDS encoding DJ-1/PfpI family protein codes for the protein MSKILMITGDFVEDYENMVPFQALLAMGHDVDAVCPDKNAGDSIATSIHDFEGDQTYSEKRGHNFTLNASFSSINPADYDALYLPGGRSPEYLRLNAKVLEIIQHFANNEKPIASICHGPQLLTAAGVIKGKNVSAYPACQPEIEMAGAQYAVLSMDDAITDGKLVTAPAWPAHPAMLKQFVALF
- a CDS encoding ribbon-helix-helix domain-containing protein, giving the protein MCQLFISADSELWTPKTKSLRIQGVVTSIRLEVFFWDILEEISFRDQMTVNQIITKLYLESLDADHDIGNFTSFLRVCCSRYLSLIADGDLSRQTQEPLENVNAKHIIEQEALRKKERKAMFNFSHQKPSIN
- the dld gene encoding D-lactate dehydrogenase, with the protein product MAQQTLIRACKKIVGARHVLTSERATAPFRKAFRQGEGPALAVVRPGTLWQQWQVLEACVKANVIVIMQAANTGLTGGSTPTQGCDRNTVIINTTRIKDIHVLESQAQIVAFPGASLFSLEKVLSPYGRVPHSVIGSSCIGASIVGGICNNSGGALVERGPAYTELALYGQVDENGTLQLINNLDIELGNTPKEILTNLQNKHYSEKHILNSDKLACDTQYASWVRKTNEDTPARFNADPRRLHQASGCAGKLAVFAVRVNTFIKNNHEQTFYLGTNSSSALQAVRKTLLEQATHLPVYAEYLHRDIFNLADEYGRDTVLLIKYLGTNWLPKFFNIKRQLDAVSRKIPFIKQGLIDKISYKIANLFPSQTPHQLHHWNNLYEHQLILTVKGEQSGETIALLNSIQTQHNIGYFQCTDKQAKSAYMLRFAAAGAGVQYASIHNQCVEPIIALDIALRRNDQDWFETLPQDINNKLVKKLYYGHFLCHVFHQDYLVKKGEDANAIKASLLKILETRGAQYPAEHNVGHHYIAKPELANNYRKLDPTNTLNAGIGGMSKNKHYQ
- a CDS encoding transporter substrate-binding domain-containing protein, whose protein sequence is MLKQCLIILGWLFACSMPTAQASDSELPSQLTLATTNWCPYACPNSDKLPGIAYEYIQATLKQLDMDVDIKFYPWTRAIKEVESGRAHGLLTAVREEAPDFVFTNTPTMSYRVCFFSNKDSQWRFKGVSSLNAVTLGAIKGYGYDSDIDEYIRNAKSNEAVQLISGGKEIPRLINMLDLNRIDAFLDDQYVAAWEAKTHRIDLADYQNAGCLSENPFFMAFSPNFNWASELVKKLDVQFSKKEHQALLNEIIKKYTNK
- a CDS encoding DUF4447 family protein, which gives rise to MHPAEFKTLREAVGLSISTLVKVIDVDERSIRKWESGKKKIPEDVIKAVVAIDQLLTDTANIAFDEFQKTPQDKVTLHRYIEEEDYLNAHPEFEGLPITTYGVALFRLRQKYKDANIPVSIEYI
- a CDS encoding tRNA (adenine(22)-N(1))-methyltransferase TrmK, which produces MKLSTRLTALCQAIPEHTYQHIWDCCCDHGYLGEQLMAEHPDSTIHFIDVMPHLIEEVEKRLSHNSKQNWRTHCANAADLSLDQTENHLVIIAGVGGDLLIEMVDTIYNRHASLFSNKRLDFLLCPVRQLHKVRQGLNDLNLGLITEKIIQDNNQFYEIIQVSNQSNKPVSIVGREMWDLSNAEHVAYRNTMIRHYEKQPNAQAKILLKQYKGIT